A window of the Lactuca sativa cultivar Salinas chromosome 5, Lsat_Salinas_v11, whole genome shotgun sequence genome harbors these coding sequences:
- the LOC111890641 gene encoding steroid 5-alpha-reductase DET2 → MPSDQAFFHYSVISYFLIAPPTFISCQFTTAPYGKHHRKGWGPTISPPLAWFLMESPTLWFTLLLFPLGQHRSDPKSIILISPFIFHYFHRTIIYPLRLRRKLSNGYPISVALMAFTFNLFNSYLQTRWVSEYADYINDGWFWWRFCVGLAVFLGGMAVNVKSDMELMKLKSAGGGYKIPRGGFFELVSCPNYSGEIVEWLGWGLMTGSWVGLGFFVYTCANLVPRARANHKWYMEKFGEDYPKGRKAVIPFVY, encoded by the coding sequence ATGCCTTCCGATCAAGCTTTCTTCCATTACTCCGTTATCTCCTACTTCCTCATCGCACCACCCACCTTCATCTCCTGCCAGTTCACGACCGCCCCTTACGGCAAGCACCACCGGAAGGGATGGGGTCCCACCATCTCCCCACCATTAGCCTGGTTCCTCATGGAAAGTCCCACCCTATGGTTCACACTCCTCCTCTTCCCACTGGGCCAACACCGTTCTGATCCAAAATCCATCATCCTCATTTCACCTTTCATCTTCCACTACTTCCACCGCACCATCATCTACCCTCTCCGCCTCCGCCGCAAACTCTCAAATGGGTATCCGATCAGTGTCGCTCTCATGGCCTTCACGTTCAACCTCTTTAATTCTTACTTGCAGACCAGATGGGTGTCCGAATACGCCGATTACATAAACGATGGGTGGTTCTGGTGGCGGTTTTGCGTTGGATTGGCGGTTTTCTTGGGTGGTATGGCGGTGAATGTGAAGTCAGATATGGAATTGATGAAATTGAAGAGTGCCGGCGGTGGGTATAAGATTCCGAGAGGCGGTTTCTTTGAACTTGTGAGCTGCCCAAATTACTCCGGTGAGATTGTGGAGTGGTTGGGTTGGGGATTGATGACCGGGTCATGGGTCGGGTTAGGGTTTTTCGTATACACGTGTGCCAACTTGGTGCCGAGGGCACGTGCGAATCACAAGTGGTATATGGAGAAATTTGGTGAAGATTATCCCAAAGGGAGGAAGGCTGTAATCCCATTTGTGTATTGA